The Mycolicibacterium lutetiense genome window below encodes:
- a CDS encoding nitroreductase family protein, translated as MTQHEALAMPLEEAMRTQRAVRRLKGDPVDDALLLHILELAMKAPTGSNAQNWEFIVVRDREVVAKLGGLNRRALKVGAPIYKRRAVRRMDDQMLRIVKAVEWQADHFDEIPVVVVACLKGVIPPWPSVAASGAYGSIFPAVQNLLLAARAAGLGAALITMPLWSKFLARRALGLPWNVTPCAVIPLGWPKGKYGPTTRRPVGEFVSLDRYGNRAFL; from the coding sequence ATGACGCAGCACGAGGCCTTGGCCATGCCACTCGAAGAGGCGATGCGTACTCAACGGGCCGTCCGTCGGCTCAAGGGCGATCCCGTCGATGACGCTCTTCTGCTTCACATTCTGGAACTCGCGATGAAGGCGCCGACGGGTTCGAACGCTCAGAACTGGGAGTTCATCGTTGTCAGGGACCGCGAGGTCGTCGCCAAACTCGGCGGCTTGAATCGCCGGGCCTTGAAGGTCGGCGCCCCGATCTATAAGCGGCGCGCTGTGCGCCGCATGGATGACCAGATGCTCCGGATCGTGAAGGCGGTGGAATGGCAGGCCGATCATTTCGACGAGATCCCCGTCGTGGTCGTCGCCTGCCTCAAGGGCGTCATTCCGCCCTGGCCGTCGGTGGCGGCGAGCGGTGCCTACGGTTCTATTTTTCCCGCGGTGCAAAACCTCCTGCTGGCGGCCCGCGCGGCTGGATTGGGCGCGGCACTGATCACCATGCCGTTGTGGAGCAAGTTCTTGGCCAGGCGCGCCCTGGGCTTGCCGTGGAACGTCACTCCGTGTGCGGTCATCCCTCTGGGCTGGCCGAAGGGCAAGTACGGGCCCACGACACGTCGGCCGGTCGGAGAATTCGTCTCGCTCGACCGCTACGGCAATAGAGCGTTTCTGTAG
- a CDS encoding CocE/NonD family hydrolase has product MITALTVVIGATAAPVAHADPAVPHAAGSDGYYQPYSNDFTGMEGAWTAEKDGPQPHSAVHIDWDVPITVSDGVVLKANIYRPMDNGVVVTDPLPTVLNATPYTKWMMAIGTKLMNAPGIQDGILRGIGSLESSDPALKNLMQLMQTMDGGMTQVMMADKQLIKSGYVWIDLDVRGTGFSDGKWQVTGPREQQDTVEVIDWISKQDFSDGKVAATGVSYDAITALQAASHRPPALKAVFAVEPATDLVQDVALRGGGINIGFLPFWLWLVNGLKRVPDVQSMILGTYQQEYQRWIDDRAEDPTTMSDAMYTALNARTMDEVFNSAEAMMLYDAQGPWRTATRTDLANINVPTMITGGWSDLFRNAEFRSFQDLTGLKPGEKQLIMGPGYHVTSSGGYGKRDAPPRADVLQKAWFDHWVKGIDNGVERLGPVLEMMPGAHGWQRISQLPRPGMTNQRMYLRSEDSHTAVRTLHDGSLSAQPPTAPDRLTVKVGVASLCSDITNTQYLGITAILMECAQNENTHEIDGLTFTSEPVSVPTVISGPVAVHLNTQHEGTDGFWMATVSDVDSATGTSVPLSTGWVVSSMRQVDEARSKRGPNGDYIDPIQTLDLKRGYAPVVPGEPTTIDFGTYPLDAVLQPGHRLRVSIYSSNYPSAVPPMPMMLAAGLTPPPYDVRDVALLFDRSNTFYPEHLNIDPAAPSWVSVPTSDPIG; this is encoded by the coding sequence GTGATTACCGCCTTGACCGTTGTCATCGGCGCTACCGCTGCACCGGTGGCACACGCCGACCCTGCGGTCCCGCACGCAGCGGGTAGCGATGGCTATTACCAGCCATACTCGAATGATTTCACCGGCATGGAAGGCGCCTGGACGGCCGAGAAGGATGGCCCACAACCGCACTCGGCGGTGCATATCGACTGGGATGTCCCGATCACCGTGAGCGACGGCGTCGTGTTGAAAGCCAACATCTATCGCCCGATGGACAACGGGGTGGTGGTCACCGACCCCCTGCCCACCGTCCTCAACGCAACGCCGTACACGAAATGGATGATGGCGATCGGTACCAAGCTGATGAACGCCCCGGGTATTCAGGATGGCATCCTGCGCGGCATCGGCAGCCTGGAAAGTTCCGACCCGGCTCTCAAGAACCTGATGCAACTGATGCAGACCATGGATGGCGGCATGACCCAGGTCATGATGGCCGACAAGCAGTTGATCAAGAGCGGCTACGTCTGGATCGATCTCGACGTGCGAGGTACCGGGTTCTCCGACGGGAAATGGCAGGTGACCGGCCCGCGGGAACAGCAGGACACTGTCGAGGTGATCGACTGGATCAGCAAGCAGGATTTCAGCGACGGCAAGGTCGCCGCGACGGGCGTGTCCTATGACGCGATCACTGCTTTGCAGGCCGCCTCGCATCGGCCGCCGGCGCTGAAGGCGGTGTTCGCCGTCGAGCCCGCCACCGACCTCGTTCAGGACGTGGCGCTGCGTGGCGGCGGGATCAACATCGGGTTCCTGCCGTTCTGGCTCTGGTTGGTCAACGGGCTCAAGCGCGTTCCCGACGTGCAGTCCATGATCCTGGGCACGTATCAGCAGGAGTATCAGAGGTGGATCGACGACCGCGCCGAGGACCCCACCACCATGTCGGACGCCATGTACACCGCGCTCAACGCCCGCACGATGGACGAGGTGTTCAACTCTGCCGAGGCGATGATGCTGTACGACGCACAGGGCCCGTGGCGCACGGCAACTCGAACCGACCTGGCCAACATCAACGTCCCGACCATGATCACCGGCGGCTGGAGCGACCTGTTCCGCAACGCCGAGTTCCGCTCCTTCCAAGACTTGACCGGGCTCAAACCCGGTGAGAAGCAACTGATCATGGGGCCGGGCTATCACGTCACCAGCTCTGGCGGATATGGCAAGCGGGATGCCCCGCCGAGGGCCGACGTCCTGCAGAAGGCGTGGTTCGACCACTGGGTCAAAGGGATTGACAACGGGGTCGAGCGCTTGGGGCCGGTGTTGGAGATGATGCCGGGCGCCCATGGTTGGCAACGGATTTCGCAGTTGCCGCGGCCGGGTATGACCAACCAGCGGATGTACCTCCGCAGCGAGGACAGCCACACCGCGGTACGCACCCTGCATGACGGGTCGCTGTCCGCCCAACCTCCGACGGCACCAGACCGGCTCACCGTCAAGGTGGGGGTGGCCAGCCTGTGTTCGGACATCACCAACACCCAATACCTGGGTATCACGGCGATTCTCATGGAGTGCGCCCAAAATGAGAACACGCATGAGATCGACGGTCTGACCTTTACCAGCGAACCGGTGTCGGTGCCGACGGTGATCTCGGGACCTGTTGCGGTGCACCTGAATACGCAACATGAAGGTACCGATGGATTCTGGATGGCCACCGTCAGTGATGTGGACAGCGCAACGGGGACGTCAGTTCCGCTGAGCACCGGCTGGGTGGTGTCCTCGATGCGGCAGGTCGACGAAGCCAGAAGCAAACGCGGACCCAACGGGGACTACATCGACCCCATCCAAACCCTGGATCTCAAACGCGGCTACGCCCCCGTCGTCCCGGGTGAACCTACGACCATCGATTTCGGCACCTATCCACTGGATGCGGTGTTGCAGCCGGGACACCGGTTGCGGGTAAGCATCTACAGCAGCAACTATCCCTCCGCGGTGCCGCCCATGCCGATGATGCTCGCCGCCGGCCTCACCCCGCCCCCGTATGACGTCCGTGACGTGGCACTGCTTTTCGACCGGAGCAATACCTTCTACCCCGAACATCTCAACATCGATCCCGCCGCACCCAGCTGGGTCAGCGTACCCACCAGCGACCCCATTGGCTGA
- a CDS encoding SpoIIAA family protein: protein MIDVLPDMPQGVFGIRVSGRVRGDDLREFRPTMDELLATGEIRIVEVISPDYEGFGPGGLVEDLKLGFGALLGHHSAFKRIAVVSDREWVAHAMHAFAWMIPGELKVFGLGELDAAKEWAAA, encoded by the coding sequence ATGATCGATGTCCTTCCCGACATGCCTCAGGGCGTGTTCGGTATCCGGGTGTCCGGCCGAGTGCGCGGTGACGATCTGCGCGAATTCCGGCCGACGATGGACGAATTGCTGGCGACCGGCGAGATCCGGATCGTCGAGGTGATCTCGCCGGATTACGAGGGCTTCGGGCCCGGCGGGCTGGTCGAGGATCTGAAGCTCGGTTTCGGCGCGCTGCTGGGGCATCACTCGGCGTTCAAGCGGATCGCCGTTGTGTCCGACAGGGAGTGGGTCGCCCACGCGATGCATGCGTTTGCGTGGATGATTCCGGGGGAGCTCAAGGTCTTTGGACTTGGTGAGCTCGATGCGGCCAAGGAGTGGGCCGCGGCCTGA
- a CDS encoding type II toxin-antitoxin system VapC family toxin codes for MTSILLDTNALLWLASAPDQIATSALEVLEHQANELFVSAVSAWEVAIKTRIGRLNGAPLLSAWGEVLAGMNATDLVIDSTDATMAGRLDWEHKDPFDRMIVAQAARRGLTIATSDNQIIHGALTPVLVTR; via the coding sequence GTGACGTCGATCTTGTTGGACACCAACGCCCTGTTGTGGCTCGCCTCCGCTCCAGACCAGATCGCGACATCCGCTCTCGAGGTTCTCGAGCACCAAGCCAATGAGCTGTTCGTCTCGGCGGTGTCGGCCTGGGAGGTCGCGATCAAGACGCGGATCGGCCGCCTCAACGGTGCACCGCTGCTCTCCGCCTGGGGCGAAGTCCTGGCCGGTATGAATGCGACCGACCTGGTGATCGACTCCACCGACGCCACAATGGCCGGCCGGCTCGACTGGGAACACAAAGACCCGTTCGACCGCATGATCGTTGCGCAGGCGGCCCGCCGAGGCCTCACCATCGCGACAAGCGACAACCAAATAATCCACGGGGCATTGACGCCAGTGCTCGTCACGCGGTGA
- a CDS encoding type II toxin-antitoxin system Phd/YefM family antitoxin, producing MKTITSTEAKARLNALLAEVEQTGVSVTITNHGRPVAVLSPAAAQPRTFGQLPNLIVPENFDEPLPADELAAWTPTL from the coding sequence ATGAAGACGATCACCAGCACCGAGGCCAAGGCCCGGCTGAACGCGCTGCTGGCCGAGGTGGAGCAGACCGGAGTGTCGGTCACCATCACCAACCACGGGCGTCCCGTCGCGGTTTTGTCGCCCGCGGCCGCACAACCGCGTACGTTCGGCCAGCTACCCAACCTGATCGTTCCGGAGAACTTTGACGAACCGCTCCCCGCCGACGAGCTTGCCGCCTGGACACCGACCCTGTGA
- a CDS encoding ATP-binding protein, whose translation MTGLQQQNFRVNLGGVIALLSKNLYSSPSVYVRELIQNAVDALAARDALGGAPAPRTISISPYGVASPNSPVDELAITDAGIGVSPEQVEQFLATVGASSKGDELQRSRRTYLGQFGIGLLSCFLIADEITVASRSATGTEPIEWVGRSDGTYTLRAVADDIAVGTTVRLRPRPDMIGWARAEQVRPLVQKYAEFLPVEVSVLTSQGPKDVSREYPWARDFGAHRSTVLQGVSPVYGGMGVGRQFDAMEVADADLGLQGVVYISAASGRSRHVARNRIYVNDMLVDDAEGALLPAWAFFAWTAVNSTKLEPTASREAVMNNAALNMTRRTLGKAALKWLRSLADNDPERFAEFVADNELELRSAATRDADAENLELAEVVLPTLTVQTTDGQMRLVDVVGRNPNILYAASVKEFRTIASFNPGGRIVVNAGHTLDQEVLLMLPQVMSGVSVTRAYPASEIAGLAVPSADSAGEVLALEQRGSQVLAASGCDVVVRQFPSTDLPAVFIGRGQIDMTSPGCGDLPHLVVNWDNRAVRALTRTTDDLVFSRLMQLLFVQARMAGQCDGPEDRVLLSEALDDIILLAAGVDGTEVTR comes from the coding sequence ATGACCGGGCTTCAGCAGCAGAACTTCCGAGTGAATCTCGGCGGCGTGATCGCACTACTCAGCAAGAATCTGTATTCGAGTCCCAGTGTCTATGTCCGGGAGCTGATCCAGAACGCGGTAGATGCCCTCGCGGCTCGCGACGCCCTCGGCGGCGCTCCCGCCCCGCGCACCATCTCGATCTCGCCCTACGGGGTGGCCTCGCCGAACTCACCCGTTGACGAGCTTGCGATCACCGATGCCGGGATCGGGGTTAGCCCAGAGCAGGTCGAGCAGTTCCTGGCGACAGTCGGCGCCAGTTCCAAGGGTGACGAGCTCCAGCGGAGCCGTCGGACGTACCTCGGACAGTTCGGCATCGGCTTGTTGAGCTGCTTTCTCATCGCCGACGAGATCACCGTCGCCTCCCGCAGTGCAACGGGCACGGAACCGATCGAGTGGGTCGGCAGGAGCGATGGCACCTACACGCTGCGCGCCGTCGCCGACGACATCGCGGTCGGGACGACGGTGCGATTGCGGCCCCGCCCGGACATGATCGGGTGGGCCCGGGCCGAGCAGGTGCGCCCGCTCGTGCAGAAGTACGCCGAATTCCTGCCGGTCGAGGTCAGCGTGCTGACAAGCCAAGGCCCGAAAGATGTTTCGCGTGAGTACCCGTGGGCGCGCGATTTCGGTGCCCATCGTTCCACGGTGCTGCAAGGGGTTTCACCGGTCTACGGCGGCATGGGCGTGGGCAGGCAGTTCGACGCCATGGAGGTCGCCGATGCCGACCTCGGCTTACAGGGCGTGGTGTACATCAGTGCCGCATCGGGGCGGTCCAGGCACGTCGCACGCAACCGCATCTATGTGAACGACATGCTCGTCGACGACGCCGAGGGCGCGCTGCTGCCGGCGTGGGCGTTCTTCGCCTGGACCGCAGTCAACTCCACCAAGCTTGAGCCGACCGCCAGCCGCGAAGCCGTCATGAACAACGCGGCGCTGAACATGACCCGCCGCACGCTCGGGAAGGCCGCCCTGAAATGGCTGCGGTCCCTTGCCGACAACGACCCCGAGCGGTTCGCCGAGTTCGTCGCCGACAACGAACTGGAGCTCCGATCCGCAGCGACCCGCGACGCCGACGCGGAGAATCTGGAGCTGGCCGAAGTCGTGCTCCCGACGCTCACCGTGCAGACCACCGATGGGCAGATGCGATTGGTTGACGTGGTCGGCCGCAACCCGAACATCCTTTACGCCGCCTCTGTCAAGGAGTTTCGCACCATCGCGAGTTTCAACCCGGGTGGGCGGATCGTGGTGAACGCCGGCCACACCCTGGACCAAGAAGTACTGCTCATGCTGCCGCAAGTGATGTCCGGGGTGAGCGTCACCCGCGCCTACCCGGCGTCCGAAATCGCCGGGCTGGCAGTGCCATCCGCTGACTCCGCCGGGGAGGTTCTGGCGCTGGAGCAGCGCGGCAGTCAGGTGCTCGCGGCATCAGGCTGCGACGTTGTGGTGCGCCAGTTTCCGTCGACGGACCTTCCTGCCGTCTTCATCGGCCGCGGCCAGATCGACATGACGTCGCCCGGTTGCGGCGACCTGCCACACCTGGTGGTGAATTGGGACAACCGGGCCGTGCGGGCACTGACCCGCACCACTGACGACCTTGTGTTCAGCCGCCTCATGCAACTGCTGTTCGTCCAGGCCCGGATGGCCGGGCAGTGCGACGGACCCGAGGATCGAGTCCTGTTGTCGGAGGCACTCGACGACATCATCCTGCTCGCCGCCGGCGTGGACGGTACGGAGGTCACCCGATGA
- a CDS encoding HNH endonuclease signature motif containing protein: MSIGVVQNRDIVQTALVGHLAATATLVDVDFTGFDTAQLLAIQSEREQLARTQVMIDHRIQAALMAQSSPHEIGGKSWKDVLATRMRISGKEAARRVAAAETLGPRHGLTGEVLGPLLPACSDALGSGKINTEHITIIGDTLGKAEKYVNTAELAQIESDLVAAATRDTPETLKAAADKLLYLLNQDGDSPDVAAHLRGLRIGKQDADGLVHVQGWLDPETASYLTTVTDVWGAPGINNPSDPEPMHNPSPNPLDDPADAPEATAPEADVAAPQAPDSDATDAPAEHDTSHEQDASPHQQDQQEAAERDTRTQSQRNHDALKMALREILMSKRLGQHGGLPVTVVVSTTLAELEAGAGIAVTGSGIWMPMKDLIRLASHSFHYLTVYKHHTAEPLYMARTKRLATKAQRLLLYDRDRGCTRPGCTAPADHCQVHHAKADWQHGGQTDAPDLALSCGPDNRLVGLGWTTSIDPDTGRIHWHPPPLMNTGQDTLNHHFHPEELLVPRE, translated from the coding sequence ATGAGCATCGGGGTGGTGCAGAACCGGGACATAGTGCAGACCGCGCTGGTGGGCCACCTGGCTGCGACCGCGACCCTCGTGGATGTTGATTTCACCGGGTTCGACACCGCTCAGTTGTTGGCAATCCAGTCCGAGCGCGAGCAGCTCGCCCGCACCCAGGTCATGATCGATCACCGCATCCAGGCGGCGCTGATGGCCCAGTCCAGCCCACACGAGATCGGCGGCAAGTCCTGGAAGGATGTTCTGGCCACCCGGATGCGGATCAGCGGCAAAGAGGCCGCACGCCGCGTAGCCGCAGCCGAAACTCTGGGGCCGCGCCACGGCCTCACCGGCGAGGTGCTCGGACCGTTGCTGCCCGCGTGCTCCGACGCGTTGGGGTCGGGGAAGATCAACACCGAACACATCACCATCATCGGCGATACATTGGGGAAAGCCGAAAAGTACGTCAATACAGCTGAACTCGCCCAGATCGAATCGGACCTCGTGGCCGCGGCAACCCGCGACACACCCGAAACACTGAAGGCCGCTGCCGACAAACTGCTCTATCTGCTCAACCAGGACGGCGACAGCCCCGATGTGGCGGCCCACCTGCGTGGGCTGCGGATCGGCAAACAGGACGCCGACGGTTTGGTTCACGTCCAGGGCTGGCTGGACCCCGAGACGGCGTCATATCTCACCACCGTCACCGACGTGTGGGGCGCACCGGGCATCAACAACCCCAGCGATCCCGAACCGATGCACAACCCCTCACCCAACCCGCTCGATGACCCAGCCGACGCGCCCGAGGCCACCGCGCCCGAGGCTGATGTGGCTGCCCCGCAGGCTCCCGACTCCGATGCCACCGATGCCCCTGCCGAACATGACACCTCCCACGAGCAGGACGCCTCCCCACACCAGCAAGATCAACAGGAGGCGGCCGAACGCGACACCCGGACCCAGTCCCAACGCAATCACGACGCGTTGAAAATGGCGCTGCGCGAAATTCTGATGTCCAAACGGCTCGGCCAGCACGGCGGCCTTCCGGTCACCGTGGTCGTCTCCACCACCCTGGCCGAGCTGGAAGCCGGGGCCGGTATCGCCGTCACCGGTTCGGGCATCTGGATGCCGATGAAAGACCTCATCCGGTTGGCGTCGCACAGCTTTCACTACCTCACCGTGTATAAGCACCACACCGCTGAACCGCTGTACATGGCCCGCACCAAACGCTTGGCCACCAAAGCCCAACGACTACTGCTCTACGACCGTGACCGCGGCTGCACCCGCCCCGGATGCACTGCCCCAGCCGACCACTGCCAGGTCCACCACGCCAAGGCTGATTGGCAACACGGCGGACAAACCGACGCGCCCGACCTCGCACTGAGCTGTGGGCCCGACAACCGACTCGTCGGACTCGGCTGGACCACCAGCATCGACCCCGACACCGGCCGCATCCACTGGCACCCGCCACCCCTGATGAACACCGGTCAAGACACCCTCAACCATCACTTCCACCCCGAGGAATTACTCGTTCCCCGCGAATGA
- a CDS encoding integrase core domain-containing protein — translation MAVNEPIDPRVRLAISQWPDDAPRGAVSTFCHEHDISRKSFYELRKRVKVDGPAAVLEPRTRRPKSSPAKLTDEVKQQAVSVRAALEASGLDHGPISVHDKMCAMGLEQVPSTASLARMFREAGVARLEPKKKPRSAWRRFVYPAPNACWQLDATEYVLSGGRKCVIFQLIDDHSRYAVASHVAWGETAKDAIVVVDKAIAAHGVPQRLLSDNGAALNPSRRGQTGQLVAHVSRLGVEAITGKPYKPTTQGKNERFHQTLFRYLDKQPLAEKLEELQAQVEAFDHIYNTERPHQGLPGRVTPLTAWETTPKVDPPRPKPDRPLFQAPAPSHYQRPRPQPPADLPAGTRLRTVATGGTVCLDRVQYKVDVNLAFGQVLVVSNGNKPGDTIIVTDLQGEVLAEHTRPAPGIRYVGNGRPPGTRPRKTGLSPKS, via the coding sequence GTGGCCGTCAATGAACCCATCGATCCTCGCGTCCGCCTCGCCATCTCTCAGTGGCCTGATGATGCGCCCCGCGGGGCAGTCTCGACGTTCTGCCATGAGCACGATATATCCCGAAAGTCGTTCTACGAGTTACGCAAACGCGTCAAGGTCGACGGGCCGGCCGCGGTGCTCGAACCCAGGACGCGACGACCGAAGTCGAGCCCGGCGAAGCTGACCGACGAGGTCAAGCAGCAGGCTGTTTCAGTGCGTGCCGCCCTGGAGGCGTCCGGTCTGGACCACGGGCCGATCAGCGTTCACGACAAGATGTGCGCGATGGGCCTGGAGCAGGTCCCCTCAACGGCGTCGCTGGCACGTATGTTCCGCGAGGCGGGTGTGGCTCGTCTTGAGCCGAAGAAAAAGCCCCGCTCCGCGTGGCGGCGGTTCGTCTATCCGGCCCCGAATGCGTGCTGGCAACTCGACGCCACCGAGTACGTGCTCAGCGGTGGGCGTAAATGCGTGATCTTCCAGCTCATTGACGACCACTCCCGCTACGCGGTGGCCTCCCACGTCGCATGGGGTGAGACCGCCAAGGACGCAATAGTTGTGGTGGACAAGGCCATCGCTGCCCACGGCGTCCCGCAGCGACTGCTGTCGGACAACGGGGCCGCGCTGAACCCTTCCCGACGTGGACAGACCGGACAACTCGTCGCACATGTGTCCCGCCTAGGCGTGGAGGCGATCACCGGCAAGCCCTACAAGCCCACCACCCAGGGTAAGAATGAACGCTTCCATCAGACCCTGTTCCGCTACCTCGACAAACAGCCCCTCGCCGAGAAGCTCGAGGAACTGCAAGCCCAGGTCGAGGCGTTCGACCACATCTACAACACCGAGCGCCCTCACCAAGGACTGCCTGGGCGTGTCACACCACTGACCGCCTGGGAAACGACCCCCAAGGTTGATCCACCCCGCCCGAAACCGGACCGACCCCTCTTCCAGGCGCCCGCCCCGAGCCACTACCAACGCCCTCGACCACAGCCACCCGCTGACCTGCCCGCCGGAACACGCCTCAGAACGGTGGCCACAGGGGGCACCGTCTGCCTGGACCGCGTTCAGTACAAGGTCGACGTGAACCTCGCGTTCGGGCAGGTCCTCGTCGTCAGCAACGGCAACAAGCCCGGCGACACGATCATCGTCACCGACCTCCAAGGCGAAGTTCTCGCAGAGCACACCCGACCCGCACCCGGCATCCGATACGTCGGCAACGGCCGACCCCCAGGAACCAGACCGAGAAAAACAGGACTGTCACCGAAGTCCTGA
- a CDS encoding exonuclease domain-containing protein, translated as MDFVAIDFETANPNYASVCAMGWATVRNGVVTDRGSWLCRPPAGLHEFGPYNVRVHGITAETVANQPTFAERVPEFLERLNTGLPIVAHNAVFDIGVLEQALATCGRSRPSIPHHCTKVWAKRLIQLPKYTLPQVCAHLGVVLGKHHDAGDDAHAAALVAIRLAEFAGVSTIGELDAASGMAVAPR; from the coding sequence ATGGATTTCGTCGCAATAGATTTCGAGACTGCCAATCCCAACTACGCATCGGTGTGCGCCATGGGCTGGGCGACCGTGCGCAACGGCGTCGTAACGGACCGGGGTTCGTGGTTGTGCCGACCGCCAGCGGGGCTGCACGAATTTGGACCGTATAACGTCCGGGTTCACGGTATTACGGCCGAAACGGTGGCCAACCAACCAACATTCGCCGAACGGGTACCCGAGTTCCTCGAACGCCTCAACACGGGACTGCCCATCGTGGCACACAATGCGGTCTTCGATATCGGTGTGCTGGAGCAGGCACTCGCTACCTGCGGCCGGTCAAGGCCATCGATTCCCCATCACTGCACGAAGGTTTGGGCGAAACGGCTGATTCAGCTTCCCAAGTACACCCTGCCCCAAGTCTGTGCGCATCTTGGTGTCGTTCTTGGCAAGCACCATGACGCCGGTGACGACGCCCACGCTGCTGCGCTGGTCGCGATCCGTCTCGCAGAATTTGCCGGCGTCTCGACAATTGGCGAGTTGGACGCCGCCTCCGGCATGGCCGTCGCTCCACGGTAG
- a CDS encoding exonuclease domain-containing protein, which translates to MSFAVIDFETTGLVPERTDRVVEVGVVLTDDQGRIEHEWTTLLNPHRDIGATHIHGIPAGDVMDAPDFGDVSDYLLEMLGGRVLVAHNASFDMRFLHRELQLARYELPSRPTALCSMKWARRMIGAVKLSHCCDALDIPLTNAHSALGDAHATAELLSRLIGSCGIHPEWQADLAHCSSYTWPASFGRAAHAVAVHRGRSTADPHAWLRSVLRAAWIPASPEDEASYLVMLDNALLDRSISRTEGRQLLETAEAAGLSRGTVARLHQDYLRAVAVEALADGVVTDFERGELDAVALALGFGAPYVDEALAWASTEASSHQEASTSFALHPGDRVVFTGDMNRSRDEWVSTIAGAGLSSGGVTKATRLLVAADPDSQSGKAAKARQYGIPVVGEEAFEQLFAKYQAAQ; encoded by the coding sequence ATGTCGTTCGCCGTGATCGATTTTGAGACAACGGGTTTGGTTCCGGAGCGCACGGACCGCGTAGTCGAGGTCGGCGTCGTGTTGACCGACGACCAGGGACGCATCGAGCACGAATGGACGACCCTGCTCAACCCGCATCGCGACATCGGGGCCACCCACATCCACGGCATCCCGGCCGGGGATGTCATGGACGCCCCCGACTTCGGCGACGTCAGCGACTACCTTCTCGAAATGCTGGGCGGCCGTGTGCTTGTCGCCCACAACGCATCCTTCGATATGCGCTTCCTGCACCGCGAACTGCAGTTGGCGCGCTATGAGCTCCCGAGCCGCCCTACCGCACTGTGCTCGATGAAGTGGGCCCGCCGAATGATCGGCGCAGTCAAGCTCTCCCACTGTTGCGACGCGTTGGACATCCCGCTCACCAACGCCCATTCGGCGCTCGGCGACGCGCACGCCACCGCCGAACTGTTGTCCCGCTTGATCGGCAGCTGCGGCATTCACCCAGAGTGGCAAGCCGATCTTGCCCACTGCTCCTCGTACACCTGGCCGGCCTCGTTCGGCCGCGCCGCGCACGCGGTAGCGGTCCATCGCGGGCGGTCAACCGCGGACCCGCATGCGTGGCTGCGGTCCGTCCTTCGTGCAGCGTGGATTCCGGCCTCGCCCGAGGACGAGGCGAGCTACCTGGTCATGCTCGACAACGCGCTGCTGGATCGTTCGATCTCCCGCACCGAGGGCAGGCAACTGCTGGAAACTGCCGAGGCAGCTGGCCTTTCTCGCGGGACGGTGGCCCGGTTGCACCAGGACTACTTGCGTGCCGTTGCCGTCGAGGCACTCGCCGACGGTGTCGTCACCGATTTCGAGCGTGGCGAGCTTGATGCCGTCGCTCTCGCCCTCGGATTCGGCGCACCCTATGTGGACGAGGCACTCGCATGGGCGTCCACCGAGGCTTCCTCCCATCAGGAGGCCAGCACCAGCTTTGCCCTACACCCCGGCGACCGGGTTGTATTCACCGGCGACATGAATCGCAGTCGCGATGAATGGGTTTCAACCATCGCCGGGGCGGGACTGTCATCGGGAGGGGTCACCAAGGCCACCCGGTTACTCGTGGCCGCCGATCCCGATTCGCAGAGCGGCAAGGCCGCCAAGGCACGCCAGTACGGGATTCCGGTAGTGGGCGAGGAAGCGTTCGAGCAGCTGTTTGCGAAATACCAAGCTGCGCAATGA